The proteins below come from a single Chitinophaga pinensis DSM 2588 genomic window:
- the lepB gene encoding signal peptidase I, which yields MNLAFWRRNKEGQPKKKKSAVREWFDAAIFAIIAATLIRTFIFEAYTIPTPSMEKTLLVNDFLFVSKISYGPRIPMTPLAVPFTHHTLPFTKYSKAYSEAVQWKYRRLPGFSDVERYDVVVFNFPEGDTVALEQQEQSYYQLIRYYGRDNVWEQNHVTSRPVDKRENYIKRCMAVPGDTLSIKEGVVYINSVQAPIPPESERRYWVKTTGDPLNPTRLDELDIDPNPAGVFDSALFRYDLTPGMANMLSTWPVVKEVKPYVRAATQEIQVFPHDTAHYKWTEHNFGPLYIPKKGVTVHIDSTNIAFYDRIISVYEGNKLEAKNGQFYINDKPADSYTFKMNYYWMMGDNRDNSLDSRFWGFVPEDHIVGKAWLIWMSYGHGSIRWNRLFKTIK from the coding sequence ATGAACCTGGCTTTTTGGAGAAGAAATAAAGAGGGTCAGCCAAAGAAGAAGAAATCTGCCGTAAGAGAGTGGTTTGATGCTGCGATTTTCGCGATCATCGCTGCTACCTTGATACGCACTTTTATTTTTGAGGCGTACACAATCCCAACCCCATCTATGGAAAAGACCTTACTGGTAAACGACTTTCTGTTTGTCAGCAAGATCAGTTATGGTCCACGTATTCCTATGACGCCGCTGGCTGTTCCGTTTACCCACCACACGCTGCCATTTACCAAGTACAGCAAAGCTTATTCTGAAGCCGTACAATGGAAATACAGACGTCTGCCAGGCTTCTCAGATGTTGAGCGTTATGATGTCGTTGTATTTAACTTCCCCGAAGGCGATACCGTGGCCCTGGAACAACAGGAACAGAGCTACTATCAGCTGATAAGATATTACGGACGTGATAATGTATGGGAACAGAACCATGTTACTTCCCGTCCTGTTGATAAACGTGAAAACTACATCAAGCGTTGTATGGCTGTCCCGGGCGACACCCTGTCAATCAAAGAAGGTGTTGTTTACATCAATAGCGTACAGGCGCCTATCCCACCTGAAAGTGAGCGTCGTTACTGGGTAAAAACCACCGGCGACCCGCTGAATCCAACCCGTCTGGATGAACTGGATATTGATCCGAATCCTGCCGGTGTGTTTGATTCTGCGCTCTTCCGTTATGACCTGACCCCTGGCATGGCTAACATGCTGAGCACATGGCCGGTTGTAAAAGAAGTAAAACCTTATGTAAGAGCTGCCACGCAGGAGATTCAGGTCTTCCCGCATGATACCGCTCACTACAAATGGACAGAACATAACTTCGGTCCGCTGTACATTCCGAAGAAAGGCGTAACTGTTCATATCGACAGCACCAATATCGCTTTTTACGATCGTATCATCAGCGTATACGAAGGCAATAAACTGGAAGCTAAAAACGGTCAGTTCTATATCAATGACAAACCAGCTGACAGCTACACCTTCAAGATGAACTACTACTGGATGATGGGTGACAACCGTGATAACTCGCTGGATTCCCGCTTCTGGGGTTTTGTTCCTGAAGACCACATTGTAGGTAAGGCATGGTTGATATGGATGAGCTATGGACATGGCAGCATTAGATGGAACAGGTTGTTTAAAACAATCAAGTAA
- a CDS encoding sigma-54-dependent transcriptional regulator, whose product MASILIIDDEKSIRKTLSEILSYEGYKVEEAADGAEGFKLFKDKQYDAVLCDIKMPKMDGLEFLEKAREINTDVPIIMVSGHGNIDTAVEAVKKGAYDYISKPPDLNRLLITLRNAMDKTNLVTETKTLRRKVNKTQEMIGTSAPILKIKETIEKVAPTDARVLVTGENGVGKELVARWLHELSNRASGPIVEVNCAAIPSELIESELFGHEKGSFTSAVKQRIGKFEQANGGTLFLDEIGDMSLSAQAKVLRALQEGKITRVGGDKEISVDVRVVAATNKDLLKEVEDKNFRLDLYHRLSVILIHVPSLNDRREDIPALVEHFLDSACQEYGMARKSIDKEAMKALQQHNWSGNIRELGNVVARLVILSGKTITPEDVFDYVLPARDKKKVNA is encoded by the coding sequence ATGGCCAGCATTCTGATAATTGATGATGAGAAAAGCATACGTAAAACGCTATCCGAAATCCTGAGTTATGAAGGATACAAAGTAGAGGAAGCAGCAGATGGTGCTGAAGGCTTCAAATTGTTCAAGGATAAGCAGTACGACGCCGTACTCTGTGATATAAAAATGCCCAAAATGGACGGGCTGGAATTCCTGGAAAAAGCCAGGGAAATCAATACGGATGTGCCCATTATCATGGTATCAGGTCACGGCAATATCGATACGGCCGTAGAAGCAGTTAAAAAAGGCGCATACGACTATATCTCCAAACCGCCGGATCTTAACAGGTTGCTGATTACCCTGCGTAACGCCATGGATAAGACCAACCTGGTGACAGAAACCAAGACCCTGCGCCGGAAAGTGAACAAAACCCAGGAAATGATCGGGACCTCAGCGCCCATCCTGAAAATAAAAGAAACGATTGAAAAGGTGGCGCCAACTGATGCCCGCGTACTGGTAACCGGTGAAAACGGGGTAGGTAAGGAACTGGTAGCCCGCTGGCTTCATGAGCTGAGCAACCGTGCTTCCGGCCCTATCGTGGAAGTGAACTGTGCGGCTATCCCGAGCGAACTTATTGAAAGCGAACTCTTTGGTCATGAAAAAGGTTCCTTTACATCTGCTGTAAAACAGCGTATCGGTAAATTTGAACAGGCGAATGGTGGTACACTGTTCCTGGACGAGATTGGCGATATGAGCCTCAGCGCACAGGCGAAAGTACTGAGAGCCCTGCAGGAAGGTAAGATCACCCGTGTAGGTGGCGACAAAGAGATCAGTGTTGATGTGCGTGTGGTAGCGGCGACCAATAAAGACCTGCTGAAGGAAGTGGAAGACAAAAACTTCCGTCTGGATCTTTACCATCGCCTTAGTGTGATCCTGATCCATGTACCGTCCCTGAATGATCGTCGGGAAGATATTCCTGCACTGGTAGAACATTTTCTTGACAGCGCCTGCCAGGAGTATGGTATGGCCAGGAAATCGATCGATAAGGAAGCCATGAAGGCTTTGCAGCAACATAACTGGTCCGGAAATATCCGTGAACTGGGTAACGTGGTAGCCCGACTGGTAATCCTTTCCGGGAAAACGATTACACCTGAAGATGTGTTTGACTACGTATTGCCGGCGAGAGACAAGAAGAAAGTAAACGCATAA
- the cysM gene encoding cysteine synthase CysM, whose amino-acid sequence MHSILDLVGNTPMVALKSISANPDVTIYAKLEGNNPGGSVKDRAAYGMIKGALDRGEIKPGIKLIEATSGNTGIALAMIASLFGVEIELVMPEDATRERVLTMEAFGAKVVLTPKDASMEGSIDYANEQVAKGGYHMLNQFANPDNYGMHYKTTGPEIWRDTHHGVTHFVSAMGTTGTIMGVSKYLKEQNNDIQIVGCQPTDGSKIPGIRKWPEAYLPKIFDRSRVDRIMDISEEEAKAMTRRLAKDEGIFCGMSSGGAVSAAERISRELDKGVLVCIICDRGDRYLSSDLFGN is encoded by the coding sequence ATGCATTCGATATTAGATCTTGTTGGTAATACCCCAATGGTGGCGCTTAAAAGTATCAGCGCCAATCCGGATGTTACTATTTATGCAAAACTGGAAGGAAATAACCCGGGAGGAAGTGTGAAGGACAGAGCCGCCTATGGTATGATCAAAGGCGCATTAGACAGAGGAGAGATCAAACCGGGTATCAAACTGATCGAGGCCACCAGCGGTAATACAGGTATTGCCCTGGCCATGATCGCCAGCCTTTTTGGTGTGGAAATAGAACTGGTCATGCCGGAAGACGCTACCAGGGAAAGGGTGCTGACTATGGAAGCCTTCGGCGCGAAAGTGGTACTGACTCCCAAAGATGCCTCTATGGAAGGATCCATCGATTATGCCAATGAGCAGGTGGCAAAGGGGGGTTATCATATGCTGAACCAGTTTGCCAATCCGGACAACTACGGTATGCACTACAAAACTACCGGCCCGGAAATATGGCGGGATACCCACCATGGCGTTACACACTTTGTCAGCGCAATGGGTACCACCGGCACTATTATGGGGGTATCCAAATACCTGAAAGAGCAAAACAACGATATACAGATCGTAGGTTGTCAGCCGACTGACGGCAGTAAGATCCCGGGTATCCGGAAATGGCCGGAAGCCTATCTGCCTAAGATCTTTGACCGCTCCAGGGTAGACCGTATCATGGATATTTCTGAGGAAGAAGCAAAAGCCATGACCCGCCGGCTGGCAAAAGATGAAGGCATCTTCTGTGGTATGAGCAGCGGCGGCGCAGTATCTGCGGCAGAACGCATCTCCAGAGAACTGGACAAAGGGGTGCTGGTGTGTATTATTTGTGACAGAGGAGATAGGTATTTATCGTCTGACCTGTTTGGGAATTAG
- a CDS encoding alpha/beta fold hydrolase, whose product MERHLYLLSGMGADERIFKNLHYPAGYTVHYLEWLTPSPEESFPEYAARMAERIEHENVTLIGVSFGGMLAVEIARQRPVSKVILISSIKQTSERPPYLGWVKKTGLLALLRLPDSIIFTRRKGVVKLFLNAETEEEVALLTDYMKKTAYGYLRWGIRVIVHWSNDFIPASIVHIHGGRDKAFPLRFIKADYTIPDGGHFMVYNRAAEISRILSQELG is encoded by the coding sequence ATGGAAAGACACCTGTACCTGCTCAGTGGCATGGGAGCAGACGAAAGAATCTTCAAAAACCTGCATTATCCCGCAGGATATACTGTCCACTACCTTGAGTGGCTGACACCCTCGCCAGAAGAAAGTTTTCCGGAATATGCGGCCCGCATGGCCGAAAGGATTGAACACGAAAACGTGACCCTGATAGGCGTCTCATTTGGTGGTATGCTGGCTGTGGAAATCGCCCGTCAGCGTCCTGTCAGTAAAGTGATCCTGATCAGTAGTATCAAACAGACCAGTGAAAGACCGCCATATCTGGGCTGGGTGAAGAAAACAGGACTGCTGGCATTGCTTCGCCTGCCTGATTCCATCATCTTTACCCGCAGAAAGGGCGTCGTGAAACTGTTCCTGAATGCGGAGACGGAGGAGGAGGTCGCGTTGCTGACAGACTATATGAAGAAAACGGCTTATGGCTACCTCCGCTGGGGGATCCGGGTGATCGTACACTGGTCTAATGACTTTATACCTGCTTCCATTGTGCATATTCATGGCGGCCGGGATAAGGCTTTTCCGCTCCGTTTCATTAAGGCTGATTATACGATTCCTGATGGCGGGCATTTCATGGTCTATAACCGGGCGGCCGAAATCAGCCGGATATTGAGTCAGGAGCTGGGCTGA
- a CDS encoding pyruvate dehydrogenase complex E1 component subunit beta yields MRQIAFRQALREAMQEEMRRDDRVFLMGEEVAEYNGAYKVSQGMLDEFGPKRVIDTPIAELGFTAIAVGAAQNGLRPIVEFMTWNFAVLALDQILNTASKMLAMSGGQVGCPIVFRGPNGSAGQLGAQHSTAFESYYANIPGLKVISVSNPYDGKGLLKAAIRDNDPVVFMESEVGYGDMGDVPEEEYIIPIGKADIKRAGKDVTIVSFNKMMKVALSAAEELAKEGIEAEVIDLRTIRPLDWFTILESVKKTNRLVIVEEQWPFASVSSEISYRIQKEGFDYLDAPIRRITAADAPMHYAPNLVKGYLPDVERTVKLVKEVMYMKK; encoded by the coding sequence ATGCGTCAGATAGCTTTCAGACAAGCCTTACGAGAAGCCATGCAGGAAGAAATGCGCCGTGACGATCGCGTTTTCCTGATGGGAGAGGAAGTAGCAGAATACAATGGAGCCTACAAAGTTAGCCAGGGAATGCTGGATGAGTTTGGCCCTAAGAGAGTAATAGATACTCCCATCGCCGAGCTGGGTTTCACTGCTATCGCTGTTGGTGCAGCACAGAATGGTCTTCGCCCGATCGTTGAATTTATGACTTGGAACTTCGCCGTACTGGCACTGGACCAGATCCTGAATACAGCTTCTAAAATGCTGGCAATGAGTGGTGGACAGGTAGGTTGTCCTATCGTTTTCCGTGGACCGAACGGTTCCGCAGGTCAGCTGGGTGCACAGCACTCCACTGCCTTCGAAAGCTACTATGCGAACATCCCGGGTTTAAAAGTTATATCAGTATCTAACCCATATGATGGTAAAGGTCTCCTGAAAGCAGCTATCCGTGATAACGATCCGGTTGTTTTCATGGAAAGCGAGGTAGGTTATGGCGATATGGGTGATGTTCCTGAAGAAGAATACATCATTCCAATCGGTAAAGCAGATATCAAACGTGCTGGTAAAGACGTAACCATCGTTTCTTTCAACAAAATGATGAAAGTTGCGCTGAGTGCTGCTGAAGAACTGGCTAAAGAAGGTATCGAGGCTGAAGTAATCGACCTGCGTACGATCCGTCCGCTGGACTGGTTCACTATCCTGGAATCTGTTAAGAAAACCAACCGTCTGGTGATCGTTGAAGAACAGTGGCCATTCGCCAGCGTTTCTTCTGAGATCTCTTACCGTATCCAGAAGGAAGGTTTCGACTACCTGGATGCTCCGATCCGTCGTATCACTGCAGCTGATGCACCAATGCACTATGCGCCGAACCTGGTAAAGGGTTACCTGCCAGACGTTGAACGCACCGTGAAACTGGTGAAAGAAGTAATGTACATGAAGAAGTAA
- a CDS encoding serine O-acetyltransferase, protein MQQLLEELRRRHQLAAATAYPPTSAVNDFANNFINWLFPEYTGKVMSDIVLLEEYAHMLQGELQHMLSPMQQQLPAPAEELSRQFMDQAAVIYDALQKDAEAIYKGDPAATCMYEVIRAYPGFYAIAFYRIAHALHQLKIPLLPRMITERAHSCTGIDIHPAAVIAPYFCIDHGTGIVIGETTVIGSNVKLYQGVTLGALSVDKDMARSKRHPTIEDHVIIYAGATILGGDTVVGHHSIIGGNVWLIKSTAPFSRIYYRADGSVNVVENSY, encoded by the coding sequence ATGCAACAACTTTTAGAAGAATTAAGGCGGAGACACCAGTTGGCTGCGGCTACTGCTTATCCTCCTACCAGTGCGGTGAACGACTTTGCCAACAACTTTATAAACTGGCTTTTTCCGGAATACACCGGAAAAGTGATGTCTGATATTGTATTACTGGAAGAATACGCGCATATGTTGCAGGGTGAACTGCAGCATATGTTGTCGCCGATGCAACAGCAACTGCCTGCTCCTGCAGAAGAACTAAGCCGTCAGTTCATGGACCAGGCAGCCGTTATCTATGACGCCTTACAGAAAGATGCAGAAGCTATCTATAAAGGCGATCCTGCGGCCACCTGCATGTATGAAGTCATCAGGGCTTATCCGGGCTTTTATGCCATCGCATTCTACCGTATTGCACACGCGCTTCATCAGCTGAAGATACCGCTGTTGCCCCGTATGATCACAGAACGGGCGCATAGCTGTACAGGCATCGATATACATCCGGCAGCGGTTATCGCGCCGTATTTCTGCATCGACCATGGTACCGGCATCGTCATCGGAGAAACGACCGTCATCGGCTCCAATGTCAAACTATATCAGGGTGTGACACTGGGCGCATTGAGCGTGGACAAGGACATGGCCCGCAGCAAACGCCATCCTACCATTGAAGATCATGTTATTATATATGCCGGCGCCACCATTCTGGGCGGCGATACCGTGGTAGGACACCATAGCATTATTGGTGGTAATGTATGGCTTATTAAAAGTACTGCCCCCTTCAGCCGGATCTATTACCGGGCTGACGGCAGTGTTAACGTAGTAGAAAATAGTTATTAA